GTCAAATGATAAAATTCGTCAACACTCTCAAGATATATATGGTCAAAGCTGAAGAGATTTCAACGGTTTCAAAAGATTTCAGCTATCTATTTTCCTCGAACACAAATTTCGCTTTTTATCACTATAAGTACGGCAATCCTCAAATAGCCAAAAAACACTTTCAAATAGCTCTCGATATCGCTAAAAAAAATGGCGATTACAACGATTTGATTCTCGCGTGCAACAATCTGGCTGCAATAGAAAACGACACTATAATGACACTTGCGTATTTAAAAGACGCGTTAAAATATTCAAAACTTCTGGGCGAGAACATATATATATATCTTGTTCTTTCCAACATACTTTCATTGAACATTGAACCCTTGGAAAAATACAAATTTCTTGAACAAAATTATTCCCTTGTCAAAAGATGTTACAAAGACCATGAAATTTCAGTAAAGTTCTGCCTGAACATCTTTTATTCAATCATAAGCATATTGTTGTCGCTGAATAAAAAAGATGAACTTGTTTCATTTTTCGACCATCTGAAAAAGACTGAAATTGAAAAAAATAAAATGCCCGACGCATATCTTTTTAAAAAAATCGTGGCTTTGTTTTATGAAATTAACGTAAATGGATATAAAAACGAGTATTATAAAATGTTTTATGATATTCTGGACGAATTTAAAAATATAAATAACTATGATTTAATTCTTTACATGTATATTAACGATCTATTTAATCTTATTGACGACAGACAGATCCAGTTTATTTCAAAAAAACTTATAGCATCATTCAAAGACAAGACAACTGGTGATGAAATTAACGCCATCAGGATATTTGTAAAATTAAGATCGTCAAAAATTGATTCCAAGGCGATAATAAGATACATTGAAAGATACGTATCTGGCATATCAAACAGGAATTACATAACATACAGATTAATTTTTTATCTGGCCAGCGCTTATAAAAAAACGGGAAATGTTGAGTATAAAAACCTTTTATCTTACACAGCAAGTGAGCTTTCATTTGAAATGTCGCAATATTCAAATAAACGTTTTTTTAAAAAGACTCACTACGGCAAAGCGCTTGAAATTTTCAGGAAGGATTTTCCTTCTGAGTATAAACTTCTTATAGAAAAAAGAAAAAAAATTCATTTTACAAAGACAGACATGAACGAAGTCAACAGCCAACTTCATTTGAATTACTTTTCAGAAAGAGAAACTCTCTTGAAAAAAATACTTTCAACTTTGCTGGAGACAATGAATTACGACAGAGGAGCATTTTTTTCGTCTTTGCACAGCAAGTCGCCGGAATTAGTGGTTTACAGAAAGAAATATTATTATTCGGACGATGAGATGTTTTTTCTTGACAGGATTCCGCTTGAAAAAGCAGGAGAAATAAACATAAATGAAATATATGATCCAAACCTTTCTGTTAAATCATACATTACGATACCCGTTGTAAATGAATTTTATTACAAACGATTCATGCATCACTTCGTTGCAAAAACAAAAAAATCCAAGTCATCTCTTGGGAGATCAGCTCTGTATGAAAGAGAATTACTGAACGGAGTCTTGTATTTAGACAAGAAAAACGATCTTAGAACTGATTACGACATGGAATATCTCGGATTACTGTCTTTTACGATATCTCAATACTGGAATTACAGCACTGCAGAAAAGCTGTTTATGAGAGACGGACTGACAAAACTGTATCTGAGAAACGTATTTTTAAACAAATTGAGAGAAATGATACACGGAGAAAAGGATTCAGTAGATAAACTGACCCTTATTATGGTGGATATTGACAATTTCAAGAACGTCAATGATTTACTCGGACATGCCAGGGGTGATTATGTTTTGAAAAAACTCGCCGAAATAATGAAAAAGAAAATTAGATCTTCCGATATTCTTGGAAGATATGGCGGAGAAGAGTTTCTGATTGCTTTGCCAAATACAGATATTTACAACGGTAAAATTGTAGCCGATAAAGTACGAGAAGCGGTCGAAAGGTCAAAAATCCTCGGAGATGTCATGAATTTGACTGTCAGCTGTGGAGTAGCTGAGTATCCAAAAGATTCTAACTGGATAGAAGAATTGATTGAGAAAACTGACAAATATCTTATAAAAGCAAAACTATTAGGAAAAAACAGCGTAATATCGTCACTTGATGAGTAAATCCAATGGTTTGATAGATGTATAAAAGAAATGTTGTAGCGAAAAATAAAGCGCCGATAATAAACATTATGTTAAATTGAAAAATCCAATTATAACATAATGTTTAAAAAAACATCATTGAAAAATCCAATTTAACATAATGTTATAACAAAACAGCTATAATATGCGGAGCAAAGAGTTATGTTAAATTGAAAAATCCAAGAACTATTTAATAACGTTTATTACAGGATTTTTCAATCGAACATTCCGGACAAACCGGCGGAACAAAGCGTAAGGAAAAATGATCCGTATATTGAAGCGTACACGCAAATTACAGAAGACCAAAGAGCCATAAATATCGATCCAATAATTATACCGGCAAGAGCAAATTCGTCGCCTTTCTGAGGTGTTTCAGAATTTTTCAGTTGTTTTCTCGCAATAATTCCCGTGACGATAGCAGGTATTGCAGCCAACAGGTGAAGAAAAATGGAACCTATGGCAAGGGAAAAACTGACAATGGCGAGGTCGTTGTATTTTATTTTTTTTGGAGGTTCTGCAATATTATTTTCGGGAACAGGATTTTCTACCGTTTTCTGAACAGGATATTTTTTTTCGTAGCATTCCTTGCAGTAAACTTTTGATTCAGCCTCTTCCCTGCACAAATGACAGATTTTTTTCCCGCAGGAACTGCATTGATCGCACGCAATAATTTCAGGATGAAAATAACAATTCATACATAGAATATACAAAAAAAAACGTCAAAAATAAACACATTTCTATATCCTTGACAGGGGTCAATCAGTGTATTAAATTGATTCCCAATAATGATCAGGAGGACTAAATGGAAAAAAAGATGAATTTTCAAAATGCAATGGACAAAGTAAAAACCGGATGGTCGTGGTTTCAAAAAGACATAATGATGTACGGACTGACCGTTCTCGTCGGAGCCCTGGTGTCTTCGATAACAATCGGAATATTGGCAGGACCGATAATGCTCGGGATATTGAAAGCGGCACGCAAGCAGGAAAAAGGAGAAAAAGTTGAAATCAGCGACGCTTTTTCAATGATGTCAAAATTCATGCCGTCATTTCTTCTCACTATTGTATCAGGAGCGGCTTATGTAGTAATAATGATTCTTTACGGCCTTTTTATATTCATTCTCGGTGCTATAAAACTGGGTTTTTGCATCTGTATAATCCATCCCTTTTTCATAACTGTTTTCTTAGCCGCGCTGATTGTAGGCCAGGTATTTCTTATCCTGGGATTCATGCTCATTCTTTACGAGGACAAGAGTTTTTCTGAAGCCATCAAGGGTTCCATAGGATTCATTAAGACGAACATACCTAAATCTCTCGAGATACTAATCGCTCTTTTTATTTGCAGTCTTTTCGGAATCGTACCCATTGTCGGCGGAATAGCTGCTTACGGTATGATGGCTTTCGTCGCCAACCAGTATTACGACGAACTCAAAGAAGCTCAGGCTTTTTAAGCGACAATATATTCAACGGTAAATAAAGAAGAGGGAAATCTTGTCCCTCTTCTTTATTGTTTTTATTGGCGTCCAATCAGTTAATTTAAGGTTTTATCCTGTCCATCATCCTCGGGAAAGCGACGGATTCTCTGACGTGCTGTAACCCGCATATCCATGAAACCGTTCTCTCGAGACCCAGACCGAAGCCGCCGTGAGGCACCGAACCGTATCTTCTCAGATCGAGATACCATTCAAAATCATCTTTTGGCAGGTTGTGTTCCTTTATTCTGTCTTCTAAAATTTCGATTCTTTCCTCCCTCACTCCCCCACCCACTATCTCTCCGTAGCCTTCGGGCGCTATCACGTCGACTCCCATTGCGAGTTTCGGGTTTTCAGGATCAGT
The candidate division WOR-3 bacterium genome window above contains:
- a CDS encoding DUF4190 domain-containing protein, whose protein sequence is MNCYFHPEIIACDQCSSCGKKICHLCREEAESKVYCKECYEKKYPVQKTVENPVPENNIAEPPKKIKYNDLAIVSFSLAIGSIFLHLLAAIPAIVTGIIARKQLKNSETPQKGDEFALAGIIIGSIFMALWSSVICVYASIYGSFFLTLCSAGLSGMFD